A window of Solanum stenotomum isolate F172 chromosome 3, ASM1918654v1, whole genome shotgun sequence contains these coding sequences:
- the LOC125858632 gene encoding bidirectional sugar transporter SWEET12-like — MAGISNHWAFAFGVLGNIVSFIVFLSPIPTFYNIYKKKSTEGYQSIPYVVALFSSMLWIYYALLKTNMPLLITINSFGMFIETIYVGLHLFYAPKKARVQTVKMLMLSVVGGFGAIILVTEFLFKGVVRGQVVGWICLIFSLCVFVAPLGIVRKVIKTKSVEYMPLLLSVFLTLSAVMWFFYGLLLKDINIAAPNVLGFIFGILQIVLYAIYSKKEKVILKEQKLPEIQTPGVIVKDENMHTNKKLPELTQEQIIDIVKLGLLVCSDKTQVATCPNDTDCGVKDTNNNVVNMPKLQTVA; from the exons atggcTGGTATTTCTAATCACTGGGCTTTTGCTTTTGGTGTCCTTG GCAACATTGTCTCGTTCATTGTGTTCCTTTCTCCAAT ACCGACGTTCTATAacatttacaagaaaaaatCAACAGAAGGTTATCAATCAATTCCTTATGTGGTTGCTCTCTTTAGTTCCATGCTTTGGATATATTATGCACTTTTGAAAACCAACATGCCCCTTCTCATCACAATTAATTCCTTTGGTATGTTCATTGAGACTATCTACGTTGGTCTCCACCTTTTCTACGCACCAAAGAAAGCCAGG GTCCAAACTGTAAAAATGCTCATGTTATCGGTGGTTGGTGGATTTGGTGCAATAATCCTAGTTACTGAATTTCTATTCAAAGGAGTTGTTCGTGGACAAGTTGTTGGATGGATTTGCCTTATTTTCTCCTTATGTGTATTCGTTGCACCGTTAGGCATTGTG AGAAAAGTGATCAAAACAAAGAGTGTGGAATACATGCCACTACTTCTATCAGTTTTTCTCACATTAAGTGCTGTTATGTGGTTCTTCTATGGTCTCTTGCTCAAAGATATTAACATTGCT GCTCCAAATGTATTGGGATTCATCTTTGGTATACTCCAAATTGTGTTGTATGCAATATACAGCAAAAAAGAGAAGGTCATTCTAAAGGAACAGAAACTACCAGAAATACAAACTCCAGGTGTAATTGTGAAGGATGAGAACATGCATACTAATAAGAAGCTTCCAGAACTCACACAAGAAcaaattattgacatagtgaaaCTTGGTTTACTGGTTTGCTCAGATAAAACACAGGTTGCCACGTGTCCAAATGATACTGATTGTGGAGTTAAAGACACTAACAATAATGTAGTAAACATGCCTAAGCTGCAAACTGTGGCTTAA